Proteins encoded together in one Sander lucioperca isolate FBNREF2018 chromosome 17, SLUC_FBN_1.2, whole genome shotgun sequence window:
- the LOC116060787 gene encoding coronin-2B-like: MTLSEMSWRSSFRCSKFRHVFGKPSTKEHSYDGVPITRSVHDNHYCSANPCFIAVVTECAGGGSFLVLPIHHTGRVDPQHPRVCGHSGSVLDVKWNPFDDHCIASCSEDCTVKVWDIPVCGVQQNLTKARKTLIGHCRRVALIEWHPTAENLLLSAAYDYKVFLWDVSQVGAVLRYPVRVVLMPVHHRYPSDSLLLSVSFNSDGSRLAVTSKDRRVRVLDPRTGKILQVSSSKSHRANKVLYIGGLKMLVSTGSSPWNHRQIVLWDPDDLSEPLYEEDLDGSAGVLFPFYDPDTHMLYLAGKGDGNIRYYELSTEKPYISFLTEYRSLLPQKGLAVMPKRGLDVSACEVFRFYRLIVFKDLVEPLSMIVPRKESGVFQEDLYPMTAGNQAAMTAQEWLLGINRSPVLMSLRPGTLIANPYPETPADKGLVRQLSSLRFQMDPSVGAVTKTRLEFMEEAFLEEQLAYQDAKYPRDSDLSGWQPDETQIPLWTYCCTPHCCEPAERPPPTTESELLQAFYRQQDEIKGLREQLKDKDVRIAQLELDIKNTKNNMRAAF, encoded by the exons ATGACTCTTTCAGAG ATGTCGTGGCGCTCGTCTTTCCGCTGCTCAAAGTTTCGTCACGTTTTCGGGAAGCCGTCGACGAAGGAGCACAGCTACGACGGGGTGCCAATCACACGCAGCGTCCACGACAACCACTACTGCTCAGCCAATCCTTGCTTCATCGCCGTGGTGACAGAGTGCGCCGGGGGCGGGTCCTTTTTAGTCCTGCCCATCCATCAC ACAGGAAGGGTGGACCCTCAGCACCCGAGGGTGTGCGGTCACAGTGGGAGCGTCCTGGATGTCAAGTGGAACCCGTTTGACGATCACTGCATCGCCTCATGCTCAGAGGACTGCACG GTGAAGGTCTGGGACATCCCGGTCTGTGGCGTCCAACAGAACCTCACCAAGGCTAGGAAGACTCTGATTGGTCACTGCAGGAGGGTGGCGCTTATTGAGTGGCATCCGACAGCTGAGAACCTGCTGCTTAGCGCTGCTTACGACTATAAG GTCTTCCTCTGGGATGTGTCCCAGGTAGGTGCGGTGCTCAGGTACCCGGTGCGGGTGGTTCTGATGCCCGTCCACCACCGCTACCCGTCTGATTCGCTGCTGCTGTCCGTCAGCTTCAACAGCGATGGAAGCAGGCTGGCAGTCACGTCCAAAGACAGACGGGTTCGAGTCCTGGACCCGCGGACGGGAAAAATCCTACAA GTGTCGAGCAGTAAGTCCCACAGAGCCAATAAGGTTTTATACATCGGAGGGTTGAAGATGCTTGTGTCCACCGGCAGCTCGCCCTGGAACCACAGACAGATCGTCCTCTGGGACCCT GACGACTTATCTGAGCCTCTGTATGAAGAAGATTTGGACGGATCTGCAGGAGTCCTCTTCCCATTCTACgatccagacacacacatgctctaCTTGGCTGGAAAG GGTGACGGGAACATCCGTTACTACGAGCTGAGCACTGAGAAACCTTACATCAGCTTCCTGACGGAGTACAGGTCTCTGCTGCCACAGAAAGGACTCG CGGTGATGCCAAAGCGCGGCCTGGACGTGAGCGCCTGTGAGGTTTTCCGATTTTACCGTCTGATCGTCTTCAAAGACCTGGTGGAACCACTGTCAATGATCGTACCACGAAAAGAG TCAGGTGTTTTCCAAGAGGATCTGTACCCAATGACAGCTGGAAACCAGGCGGCCATGACGGCTCAGGAGTGGCTGTTAGGGATCAACAGAA GCCCAGTGCTGATGTCCCTGAGGCCCGGGACTTTAATAGCCAACCCTTACCCAGAAACCCCTGCTGATAAGGGGCTAGTGAGGCAGCTGAGCTCCCTGAGGTTCCAGATGGATCCGTCAGTCGGTGCCGTGACTAAGACCCGCCTGGAGTTTATGGAAGAG GCCTTCCTTGAGGAGCAGCTAGCCTACCAGGACGCCAAATACCCCAGAGACAGCGACCTGTCGGGGTGGCAGCCGGACGAGACCCAGATCCCGCTGTGGACGTACTGCTGCACTCCACACTGCTGTGAACCTGCAGAGAGGCCTCCGCCTACAACTGAGAGCGAG CTCCTGCAAGCGTTTTACAGACAGCAAGACGAGATCAAAGGCCTGAGAGAACAACTTAAAGACAAAGAC GTGAGGATCGCTCAGCTGGAGCTGGACatcaaaaacaccaaaaataaCATGAGGGCGGCCTTCTGA